Proteins encoded by one window of Lactobacillus paragasseri:
- a CDS encoding mucin-binding protein — protein MINLLNIFSKKRKIIINFVDSDNKNQIITNKSFFGKKGKQINIDLGSIIDELQNHGYQIPSNFGRKMALTFGKKDNIVNINVSHQKKIIDVNHITKNFSLNQVKRTIKQIVHYSGAGSRTPIDNVNSVEFYRTLEIDAVTKEIVSKTAWISNANTFLKIGVPTLPGYVPDKTTVGGKEIVPDDGNQKYFVKYKLNEHPSTNKQAAIIQYVNLTANNAIVKTTKLEGEPNFPINYDINNDLNDLIARGFKLIDNGFNGKGIQFFGNNDSYVPVFIVTLRRDEIIVDSAHPYQKVDPEEYRKDITFTIKFSGAGKQTPENIIKTRHLQRKVLFSLVLDKIVKNNTYPTEWKTVKKDFPDKIQVPVVKGYHSNLSQIETENITNSKSEIKVSYIRNNKIIPIDEDGKLIPTKEALYLATDPDDPTKLCTKQIIPQIPGYKSNYKIITLSNSNKDIKVIYKKIAADFYTASSTNDQIAIVNFIDLDHEGKQITSSGPLIGKPNENITDLYSTSIPIAGLEKAGYHVIFNNFDGNNKIQKFDGNDLTTQVFTVGLSKNSEQNMQLQQLKSSVNELIGQNSNNLSNPVVANLMNVLKSLIDLISILNKDNKNKN, from the coding sequence GTGATTAATTTGCTTAATATATTTTCAAAGAAAAGAAAAATAATTATCAATTTTGTAGATTCAGATAATAAAAATCAAATCATCACTAACAAAAGCTTTTTTGGTAAAAAGGGCAAACAAATCAATATTGATTTAGGATCAATTATTGATGAACTTCAAAATCATGGTTATCAAATCCCATCTAATTTTGGCAGGAAGATGGCATTAACTTTTGGAAAAAAAGATAATATTGTCAATATTAATGTGTCACATCAAAAGAAGATTATTGATGTTAACCATATCACTAAGAATTTTTCGCTTAACCAAGTAAAGAGAACGATAAAACAAATAGTTCACTATTCTGGAGCAGGGAGCAGGACACCCATTGATAATGTTAATTCGGTCGAATTTTATCGAACCTTAGAAATCGATGCAGTTACAAAAGAAATAGTATCAAAAACGGCCTGGATTTCAAATGCCAATACTTTTCTAAAAATTGGTGTTCCAACCTTACCGGGTTATGTTCCTGATAAAACTACGGTAGGTGGTAAGGAGATAGTACCCGATGATGGAAATCAGAAATATTTTGTAAAATATAAGCTAAATGAGCATCCCTCAACAAATAAACAAGCAGCTATTATTCAATATGTAAATTTAACAGCAAATAATGCTATCGTTAAAACTACTAAATTAGAGGGAGAACCCAATTTTCCTATTAATTACGATATTAATAATGATTTAAATGACTTAATAGCTAGGGGTTTCAAGCTAATTGACAATGGTTTTAATGGTAAAGGAATTCAATTCTTTGGCAATAATGATAGTTATGTTCCAGTCTTCATAGTAACGCTTAGACGTGATGAAATAATTGTAGACTCGGCGCATCCCTATCAAAAGGTGGATCCTGAAGAATACCGAAAAGATATAACTTTTACGATTAAATTCAGTGGCGCAGGTAAGCAGACGCCAGAAAATATTATTAAAACAAGGCATTTGCAGCGAAAAGTTTTATTTTCATTAGTTTTGGATAAAATAGTTAAAAACAATACCTATCCAACTGAATGGAAGACCGTTAAGAAAGACTTTCCTGACAAGATTCAAGTTCCCGTCGTTAAAGGATATCATAGTAATCTTTCTCAAATAGAAACTGAAAATATAACTAATAGCAAATCAGAAATCAAGGTATCTTACATCCGCAATAATAAGATAATTCCAATTGATGAAGATGGAAAGCTAATACCTACAAAAGAAGCTTTATATTTAGCAACAGATCCCGATGATCCGACCAAGCTATGTACTAAACAAATAATTCCTCAAATTCCAGGCTATAAAAGTAATTACAAAATAATTACCTTATCTAATTCAAATAAAGATATTAAAGTTATCTACAAAAAAATTGCAGCTGATTTTTATACTGCTTCGAGTACTAACGATCAAATTGCAATTGTGAACTTTATTGATTTAGATCATGAAGGGAAACAGATAACTTCTTCAGGTCCATTAATTGGCAAGCCTAATGAAAATATCACAGATTTATATAGCACATCGATTCCTATAGCAGGGCTTGAAAAAGCAGGTTATCATGTCATTTTTAATAATTTCGATGGAAATAATAAGATTCAAAAATTTGATGGAAATGATTTAACAACACAAGTCTTTACAGTGGGGTTAAGTAAAAATTCTGAGCAAAATATGCAATTGCAACAATTGAAGAGCAGTGTTAATGAGCTTATCGGTCAAAACAGTAATAATTTATCAAATCCAGTTGTTGCGAATTTAATGAATGTTCTTAAATCATTAATAGATTTAATTTCAATTTTGAATAAAGATAATAAGAACAAAAATTAA
- a CDS encoding LytTR family DNA-binding domain-containing protein → MKFKLFIEPSKAEIVEAYVHQRSDFSAQLKEFVLSNGNSNTIVAYDDKDLTMVSFSDIVMITIVENKVLAICNNDKQYHIRKRLYQLTDLLPSNFWKINKSAIANRNYIDHFEETKNSGVNIIMKNELTDYVSRRCFAKIRKELN, encoded by the coding sequence ATGAAATTCAAATTATTCATTGAACCAAGTAAAGCAGAAATAGTGGAAGCTTATGTACATCAAAGAAGTGATTTTTCAGCTCAACTAAAAGAGTTTGTTTTATCAAATGGCAATTCAAATACAATTGTAGCTTACGATGATAAAGATTTAACTATGGTCAGTTTTTCAGATATTGTCATGATTACAATTGTTGAAAATAAGGTTCTAGCCATCTGTAATAATGACAAGCAATATCATATTAGAAAGCGACTGTATCAACTGACTGATCTTCTTCCATCCAACTTTTGGAAAATCAATAAATCAGCGATAGCCAATCGAAACTATATTGACCACTTTGAAGAAACCAAAAACTCTGGAGTCAATATTATTATGAAAAATGAACTAACTGACTATGTTTCAAGACGTTGTTTTGCCAAAATTAGAAAGGAACTGAATTAA
- a CDS encoding mucin-binding protein, which produces MNFRDMKRKERWSIRKLTVGAASVLLGTYFVASSQGVAKADTVKDNNVNNNTVNEQTSEKKISQPITPNTQAVVIAKNNHQNSENNTANLQNKADLIRQNNQKIINRLTVQKNTIQKVENSTFSEIKTREAANTQPFNIAENSSKSTTNSNNSLDESTFGKVDVNSWDTETVNNGLNITGYHGSDQEHLVIPNAADFTKAGKLTDENAVITVNAAKFKKILNTVKPITVAISKTDNRKVQVSDKTAFGGNLTTENGVSTNDPNLKQMDLTNLDTSNLTDMSGMFCGAYKVKSLGNLSGWDVSHVTNMQQMFDENTYDSPALESLDGINKWNVSNVQNILCLFRNDTNLKDIDISGWDLSKATGGWTTGQVFASFTNASKTVINLNNVKLPSDFNFATSFANGQVVITNNGDLLQLDTTSKVPFKDNLTFRQYNSWVEYANPTVKTYSHSIFYDSKGSSDAKAIVQDAIDTFLHNNYANYKKITIPTDAVYLSTKPSDSATAIANGTYDIAKTETETSDTTYQVFRDDEIPMQLKYVETDTNKDLGTVTVVGNGITIVTSHSIGLNPLPITNLADWLGNDDYTKSDMSITGQKHFGFDGIAEPVNVEIHLTKKMITEQRTVTIHLYERDSNGDPVKDSNGNYVSVAPDLKATFNYQQDEFVNSKGKVVKKSNIWLWDEKAPKTYDGANSQEVNVGYIEGVQSISNVKCWKVPINKEGTSYILVPNDGNWSTVEFSTPAVDGYYANPFIDNIVNGYPLLGRPANLFVNPRFNNSVRPGTSDASDSSIAYTNQDGIYENKNEHIIWYFPKENTATIKRTINFVKNDASHTQLQETSTQDVNLNGSLVAANPNGTGKDYFTIYPAEYNDASIVTGSPIAVINNSNKPTYSWKAKDGQTSVNTDITGYTVSAVKIGNADYSTNENDIKYAKEIAQNTATLNSPTDLNISFVYAPVSLTSSYQFVDDDNKEQLIAPATSFSGQTGETVELNIKLPDNYELAKGSTLPTSYTFKPSDNEQLKIHLIHQKKVLSDDTRTISRKVTITDPDGKVDPKSMTQSVTFSRSDTLDKVTNQHIYGKWNTKQQALPAIILPVFAGYTPSGEVDAINVTADSNNPADINISYTADKQNSFYKFVDDNENEATVGTSHPISGITDETIDLTKAIKDSVPTNYDLVPDQNMSYIFKASDNKPLIVHLTHHISAVTNDSNLTKTVSRTINVTKPDGTKLAPVVQRVSFIQTATKDDVTGKVTYNNDWKANGKDSFTEYDAPTVDGYTANPVKIEKLTPDVNTKDSIVNIVYKANPQKISVRFIDDDNQKQQVGSAFIINGVTDGNADFSTVAIPENYVLAEGSKLPTNHKFTANDQTVYTVELRHKTEDAKIDPNAKLSQKVSRTILITNIDGQVNRIVQEHTFTRIGKKDMVTGNINYGSWSENGSYTFAAIPVKNIAGYATSGSAPEIVVTPETKNSTVNISYFANGQTSYYQFIDDDYQVGDPVINQKHNIAGKTGDSINLNITIPENYDLVKGNSVPTTYTFTAEDNKPIVIHLVHQISTLTDDTSLTKLVRRTILITNIDGKVDRAIQEHTFTRTGKKDMVTGNISYGPWSENGKYTFAGIPVKEIAGYAINGSVPEVVVTPETKDSTINISYLANGQTSYYQFIDDDYQTGDPVINQKHPVAGKTDETIKLNISIPENYSLIEGSVLPTSYTFESGNKPIIIHLIHQKESLPNDTKTISRKVTIIDPDGKVDSKSTTQSVTFSRNDILDKVTNKHIYGKWNEAQQTLPSIDLPSFNGYTPTGEVTAAEVTTNSGDIADIIISYVPNEQTSYYEFVDDDNHESLIAPATVISGRTGETIKLNIVTPNGYALAKDVTLPRSYRFKATNNEPIIIHLVHHMSKVTNDPKLTKVITRTINVINPDGTTDSIVQTVRFVQTATKDDVTNSGSYMNDWKNVGAESFAEYNVPEIAGYTSSKTKVEKLTPKFGDQNVIVNIDYIKKSQINPVKPVKPIVTPIEKDNKEQSANKQQTVTAEPNSKPKVTQEIKQPVSKPNKTNGKILERKDRQTYKFQGQTVTMKKVVNAKEAGHINKIKAKKAALPQTGNDEAKTTAIIASGLAVDLSLIGLAGLKKKRSN; this is translated from the coding sequence ATGAATTTTAGGGATATGAAGAGAAAAGAGCGTTGGAGTATTAGAAAGTTAACTGTCGGAGCAGCAAGTGTATTATTGGGAACATACTTTGTTGCATCTTCTCAAGGCGTTGCTAAAGCTGATACCGTTAAGGACAATAATGTAAATAACAATACTGTTAATGAACAAACTAGTGAAAAGAAAATATCACAGCCAATTACACCAAATACTCAAGCTGTAGTTATTGCAAAAAACAATCATCAAAATAGTGAGAATAATACTGCCAATTTACAAAATAAGGCTGACCTAATTAGACAAAATAATCAAAAAATCATTAATAGGCTAACTGTACAAAAAAATACTATTCAAAAGGTTGAGAACAGCACTTTTTCTGAGATAAAAACTAGAGAAGCAGCTAATACTCAGCCTTTTAATATTGCAGAAAATAGTTCAAAATCGACTACTAATTCTAATAATAGTCTTGATGAATCAACTTTTGGCAAAGTTGACGTTAATAGTTGGGATACAGAAACTGTTAATAATGGGTTAAATATTACTGGCTACCATGGCAGTGATCAAGAACATCTAGTTATTCCAAACGCTGCTGATTTTACTAAGGCCGGAAAGTTAACTGATGAGAATGCAGTTATTACAGTAAATGCAGCTAAGTTTAAAAAGATTTTAAATACAGTTAAGCCTATTACTGTAGCTATTAGTAAGACTGATAATAGAAAAGTTCAAGTTTCAGATAAAACTGCTTTTGGTGGAAATTTAACTACTGAAAATGGAGTTAGCACAAATGATCCTAATTTGAAACAGATGGATCTTACCAATTTAGATACCAGCAATTTGACTGATATGAGTGGCATGTTTTGCGGAGCATATAAGGTTAAGTCATTAGGTAATTTAAGTGGCTGGGATGTTTCTCATGTTACCAATATGCAACAGATGTTTGACGAGAATACTTATGATAGTCCAGCTCTAGAGTCATTAGATGGCATTAACAAGTGGAATGTAAGCAATGTCCAAAATATATTGTGTCTTTTTAGAAACGATACTAATTTAAAAGATATCGATATTTCTGGCTGGGATTTAAGTAAAGCAACGGGAGGTTGGACGACTGGACAAGTGTTTGCCAGCTTTACTAATGCTAGCAAGACAGTTATTAATCTTAATAATGTAAAGTTGCCTTCTGATTTTAATTTTGCAACCAGTTTTGCTAATGGCCAAGTTGTAATTACAAATAATGGTGATCTTTTACAATTAGATACTACTTCGAAGGTTCCATTTAAAGATAACTTAACTTTTAGGCAATATAATAGTTGGGTAGAGTATGCCAATCCTACTGTCAAAACCTATAGTCACAGCATATTTTATGATTCAAAAGGCAGTTCTGATGCTAAAGCGATCGTTCAAGACGCAATTGATACATTTTTACATAATAATTATGCAAATTATAAAAAAATAACTATTCCTACCGATGCAGTATATCTTTCTACTAAGCCGAGTGATAGCGCAACTGCTATAGCAAATGGAACTTATGATATAGCTAAAACTGAAACTGAAACTAGTGATACTACTTATCAAGTATTTCGTGATGATGAAATTCCAATGCAGTTAAAATATGTTGAGACGGATACTAATAAAGATCTCGGAACTGTTACTGTCGTTGGTAATGGAATAACTATTGTGACTTCTCATAGTATTGGTCTGAATCCATTGCCCATTACTAATCTTGCTGACTGGCTAGGCAATGATGATTATACAAAGTCAGATATGAGTATTACTGGGCAAAAACACTTTGGCTTTGACGGGATTGCAGAGCCGGTTAATGTAGAAATACATTTAACTAAGAAAATGATTACAGAGCAACGGACAGTTACTATTCATCTGTATGAAAGAGACAGTAATGGCGATCCTGTTAAAGATAGTAATGGAAATTATGTATCTGTAGCTCCAGACCTTAAAGCAACTTTTAATTATCAACAGGATGAGTTTGTAAATTCTAAGGGTAAAGTTGTTAAGAAGAGTAATATTTGGTTATGGGATGAAAAAGCTCCTAAAACATATGATGGTGCAAATTCTCAAGAAGTAAATGTCGGATATATAGAGGGAGTTCAGTCAATTAGTAATGTGAAATGCTGGAAAGTTCCAATTAATAAAGAAGGGACAAGCTACATATTAGTTCCAAATGATGGAAATTGGTCGACAGTCGAATTTTCAACTCCTGCTGTAGATGGTTACTATGCAAATCCATTTATAGATAATATTGTAAACGGCTATCCATTGTTAGGTAGACCAGCTAATTTATTTGTAAATCCTAGGTTCAATAACTCTGTTCGTCCTGGCACGTCTGATGCAAGTGATAGTAGTATTGCTTATACAAATCAAGATGGTATTTATGAAAATAAAAATGAACATATAATCTGGTATTTTCCTAAGGAAAATACAGCAACAATTAAGAGAACTATTAATTTTGTAAAAAATGATGCAAGTCATACTCAATTACAAGAAACAAGTACTCAGGATGTAAATCTTAATGGCTCTTTGGTAGCAGCTAATCCAAATGGTACTGGCAAAGATTACTTCACAATATATCCTGCAGAATATAATGATGCAAGTATTGTTACTGGCAGCCCAATTGCTGTGATAAATAATAGTAATAAACCTACATATAGTTGGAAAGCTAAAGATGGCCAAACAAGTGTAAATACTGATATAACCGGATATACAGTTTCAGCTGTTAAAATTGGAAACGCAGATTATTCAACTAATGAAAATGACATTAAATATGCCAAAGAAATTGCCCAGAATACTGCAACATTAAATTCTCCAACTGATTTAAATATTTCTTTTGTATATGCACCTGTTAGCCTTACTAGTAGTTATCAATTCGTTGATGATGATAATAAAGAACAGTTAATAGCACCTGCTACGTCATTTTCAGGTCAAACTGGCGAAACTGTTGAACTTAATATTAAGCTACCAGATAATTATGAATTAGCAAAAGGAAGTACATTACCAACTAGTTATACTTTTAAGCCTAGCGACAATGAACAGTTAAAAATTCATTTAATTCATCAAAAGAAAGTTTTATCGGATGATACTAGAACAATTAGTCGTAAAGTAACTATTACTGATCCTGATGGTAAAGTTGATCCTAAGTCAATGACACAAAGTGTTACATTTAGTAGAAGCGATACTTTAGATAAGGTAACTAATCAACATATTTATGGCAAATGGAATACGAAACAACAAGCTTTACCAGCAATTATTTTACCTGTATTTGCTGGATATACGCCATCTGGTGAGGTGGATGCAATTAACGTAACGGCTGATAGTAATAATCCTGCTGATATTAATATTAGTTACACTGCTGATAAACAAAACAGTTTTTATAAATTTGTTGATGATAATGAAAATGAGGCTACGGTAGGTACAAGTCATCCGATTTCTGGAATCACTGATGAAACGATTGATTTAACCAAAGCAATAAAGGATTCAGTTCCAACTAATTATGATTTAGTTCCAGATCAAAATATGAGTTATATCTTTAAAGCTAGTGATAATAAGCCACTTATAGTTCATTTAACTCACCATATTAGTGCAGTAACTAATGATTCCAACTTAACAAAGACGGTAAGTCGTACCATCAATGTTACAAAACCAGATGGAACAAAATTAGCACCAGTTGTTCAAAGGGTAAGCTTTATCCAAACAGCAACTAAAGACGATGTTACTGGAAAAGTTACATACAATAATGATTGGAAAGCAAATGGTAAAGATAGTTTTACAGAATATGATGCTCCAACAGTTGATGGTTATACTGCTAATCCAGTTAAAATAGAAAAGCTTACTCCTGATGTTAATACTAAAGATTCAATTGTAAATATCGTTTATAAAGCTAATCCACAAAAGATATCTGTTCGCTTTATTGATGATGACAATCAAAAGCAACAGGTTGGTAGTGCATTCATTATTAACGGCGTTACTGATGGAAATGCAGACTTTTCTACTGTAGCAATTCCTGAAAACTATGTATTAGCAGAAGGATCAAAGTTACCAACTAATCATAAATTTACCGCCAATGATCAAACAGTTTATACGGTTGAACTAAGACATAAAACTGAAGACGCCAAAATTGATCCTAATGCTAAACTTAGTCAAAAAGTTAGTCGTACCATTTTGATTACTAATATTGATGGACAAGTTAATAGGATTGTTCAGGAACATACCTTTACTCGTATTGGCAAAAAAGATATGGTTACTGGAAATATTAATTATGGCTCTTGGTCTGAAAACGGAAGTTATACTTTCGCAGCAATTCCTGTAAAGAATATTGCAGGATATGCAACTAGTGGTTCAGCTCCAGAAATTGTAGTAACACCAGAAACTAAGAACTCAACAGTCAATATTAGCTATTTTGCTAATGGACAAACAAGTTATTATCAATTTATTGATGATGATTACCAAGTAGGAGATCCTGTAATTAATCAAAAACATAATATTGCAGGTAAAACTGGGGATAGCATTAATTTAAATATTACGATTCCTGAAAATTATGATTTAGTAAAAGGCAACAGTGTACCAACTACTTATACTTTCACGGCAGAGGATAATAAACCAATTGTGATTCACTTAGTTCATCAGATTAGTACACTGACTGATGATACTAGCTTAACTAAGTTGGTTCGTCGTACGATTTTGATTACTAATATTGATGGCAAAGTTGACAGAGCTATTCAAGAGCATACATTTACTCGGACTGGAAAGAAAGACATGGTTACTGGAAATATTAGCTATGGTCCGTGGTCAGAAAATGGTAAATATACCTTTGCTGGTATTCCAGTTAAAGAAATCGCAGGATATGCAATTAATGGATCTGTTCCTGAAGTTGTAGTAACACCGGAAACAAAAGATTCAACAATTAATATTAGTTATCTTGCAAATGGACAAACAAGTTATTATCAATTTATCGACGATGATTATCAAACTGGAGATCCTGTAATTAATCAAAAACATCCTGTTGCAGGTAAGACCGATGAAACTATTAAGTTAAATATTTCTATTCCTGAAAATTATAGCTTAATAGAAGGTTCTGTTTTACCAACAAGTTATACATTTGAATCAGGTAATAAACCAATTATTATTCATTTGATTCATCAAAAGGAAAGTTTGCCGAATGATACCAAAACTATTTCTCGTAAAGTAACGATTATTGATCCTGACGGTAAAGTTGATTCTAAATCAACAACACAAAGTGTCACATTCAGTAGAAACGATATTTTAGACAAGGTAACTAATAAGCATATCTATGGTAAATGGAATGAAGCTCAGCAAACTTTACCTTCAATTGACTTACCAAGTTTTAACGGATATACACCAACGGGTGAAGTGACTGCAGCTGAAGTAACAACTAATAGTGGTGATATAGCAGATATTATTATTAGTTATGTACCTAACGAGCAAACTAGTTATTATGAATTTGTAGATGATGACAACCATGAAAGTCTTATTGCTCCAGCTACTGTAATTTCAGGCAGGACCGGAGAGACTATTAAATTAAATATTGTTACACCTAATGGTTACGCATTAGCCAAAGACGTCACGTTGCCACGAAGTTATAGATTTAAAGCTACTAATAACGAACCAATTATTATTCATTTAGTTCATCATATGAGCAAAGTAACTAATGATCCAAAATTGACTAAAGTAATTACTAGGACAATTAATGTAATCAATCCAGATGGGACTACTGATTCTATTGTTCAAACAGTTCGATTTGTTCAAACAGCTACAAAAGATGATGTTACAAATAGTGGTTCGTATATGAATGATTGGAAGAATGTTGGTGCAGAGAGTTTTGCTGAATACAATGTGCCTGAAATTGCAGGTTACACTTCAAGCAAAACTAAGGTAGAAAAATTAACACCAAAATTTGGTGATCAAAATGTAATTGTCAATATTGACTACATTAAAAAGAGCCAGATAAACCCTGTTAAGCCTGTCAAGCCAATAGTAACGCCAATTGAAAAAGATAATAAAGAACAATCCGCTAACAAGCAGCAAACAGTAACTGCTGAGCCAAATTCTAAGCCCAAAGTAACCCAAGAAATCAAGCAACCTGTTTCTAAGCCTAATAAAACTAATGGTAAGATTCTTGAAAGAAAAGACAGACAAACATACAAGTTTCAAGGGCAGACAGTAACTATGAAGAAAGTGGTTAATGCTAAAGAAGCAGGACATATTAATAAGATAAAGGCTAAAAAGGCAGCTTTGCCACAAACCGGTAATGATGAAGCAAAAACTACAGCTATAATCGCTTCTGGGTTAGCAGTTGATTTAAGTTTGATAGGTTTAGCTGGATTAAAAAAGAAAAGATCTAATTAA
- a CDS encoding DUF3021 domain-containing protein yields the protein MKDFIKNFVKSGLQAAGFGPLILVIFYSIYSFTINFQTISVQDVNKNIISSLLLAFIAGGISAVFKVERIPLGLATTIDAIVIYLDYLLFYILNDWIKLQIIPFLVFTVLYIIGYLIIWLCIYHQVKNQVQKLNQKL from the coding sequence ATGAAAGACTTTATCAAAAACTTTGTTAAAAGTGGACTACAGGCGGCTGGCTTTGGTCCTCTAATTCTTGTAATCTTTTACTCTATTTATTCTTTTACTATTAATTTTCAGACTATTTCAGTTCAAGATGTAAATAAAAATATTATCTCAAGTCTCTTACTTGCTTTTATTGCTGGAGGCATCAGCGCAGTCTTTAAAGTTGAAAGAATTCCACTTGGACTTGCAACAACGATTGATGCTATTGTCATCTACCTTGATTATCTTCTTTTCTACATCCTTAATGATTGGATCAAGTTACAAATTATACCATTCCTTGTTTTTACAGTTCTTTACATTATTGGCTACTTAATTATTTGGCTATGTATTTACCATCAAGTAAAAAATCAAGTCCAAAAATTGAATCAAAAACTATAA
- a CDS encoding zinc ribbon domain-containing protein, with protein sequence MNKKCPNCGKEVNLGEAKCPFCGYDFVNNINAKIPGDLGMMGIKLNNVPKKKKKTKPENKKIEKNINSKVEVAKTQELKQARKNKAAKKNKGWLWLLACLAFLTFGYIGFYVGSNFNSIQHSTSSESSSNNSHNHVKKSATSKTSSRQQDKQSKSVQKQDTNTKLFTSTQVQPAISNQEEIKNFLTGVFTKPQANKFISGENNSDFRQLRDVTLSWEPNDVNIKIKLLNVSQKGNDYTLNYLVYYNFITGRKQIMVYNNGLLARDDSAFHIVRLGSGCLIK encoded by the coding sequence ATGAATAAAAAGTGTCCAAATTGTGGTAAAGAAGTAAATCTTGGGGAAGCTAAATGTCCATTTTGTGGCTATGATTTTGTGAATAATATTAATGCTAAAATTCCAGGCGATTTGGGTATGATGGGCATAAAGTTAAATAATGTGCCAAAGAAGAAAAAGAAAACTAAACCAGAAAATAAAAAGATTGAAAAAAACATTAACTCAAAAGTTGAGGTCGCAAAAACCCAAGAATTAAAACAAGCTAGAAAAAATAAAGCAGCTAAAAAGAATAAAGGCTGGTTATGGTTATTAGCTTGTCTAGCATTTTTGACTTTTGGCTATATTGGTTTTTATGTTGGAAGCAATTTTAATTCAATTCAACATAGCACTTCTAGTGAAAGTAGTTCTAATAACAGTCATAATCATGTTAAAAAAAGTGCAACAAGTAAAACTTCTTCTAGGCAACAAGATAAGCAAAGTAAATCAGTTCAGAAGCAAGATACTAATACAAAATTATTTACCTCTACGCAAGTCCAACCTGCAATAAGCAATCAAGAAGAAATCAAAAACTTTTTAACAGGCGTATTTACTAAACCGCAAGCAAATAAGTTTATTTCTGGTGAAAATAATTCTGATTTTCGTCAATTACGTGACGTAACTTTAAGTTGGGAACCGAATGATGTTAATATCAAAATTAAATTGTTGAATGTTTCTCAAAAGGGTAATGATTATACTTTAAATTACCTAGTTTATTATAATTTTATTACTGGAAGAAAACAGATTATGGTTTATAACAATGGTTTGTTAGCACGCGATGATAGCGCTTTTCACATTGTGAGATTAGGATCTGGATGTCTAATTAAATAA
- the budA gene encoding acetolactate decarboxylase: MEKYESKVFQHGTLGMLVPGLFNGTMTIEDLLKHGDWGIGTASGLDGEMIVLDHTPYLAQSNGEIRVLKAEEKVPFATVHFEQIKDKFTARNLTKKELEEHILKTYPYKNVFFAVKIVGKFSAVKTRVVEKQTRPYKPLLAVANEQAVFEKSDVSGTVIGYFAPKMFQGMAAPGFHLHFLADDKSIGGHLLNFDVSEATVYLQPFTTIDQHLPLDNQEFLDKDLDIADMHDQIKKAEG; encoded by the coding sequence ATGGAAAAATATGAAAGTAAAGTATTCCAGCATGGCACTTTAGGGATGCTGGTGCCTGGATTATTTAATGGAACAATGACAATTGAAGACCTGTTAAAGCATGGTGATTGGGGCATTGGCACAGCAAGTGGTCTTGATGGTGAAATGATTGTGCTAGACCATACACCCTATTTGGCTCAAAGTAATGGAGAAATCAGAGTTTTAAAAGCTGAAGAGAAAGTGCCTTTTGCGACAGTTCATTTTGAGCAGATAAAAGATAAGTTTACTGCTAGAAATTTGACCAAAAAAGAGTTAGAAGAGCACATTTTGAAAACTTATCCTTATAAAAATGTATTTTTTGCAGTTAAGATTGTAGGTAAGTTTTCAGCTGTTAAAACACGAGTAGTTGAGAAGCAAACTAGACCTTATAAACCATTGCTTGCCGTAGCAAATGAACAAGCCGTATTTGAAAAATCTGATGTTTCAGGGACAGTAATAGGTTACTTTGCACCAAAAATGTTTCAAGGAATGGCAGCACCGGGATTTCACCTACATTTTTTAGCAGATGATAAGTCAATTGGAGGCCACTTGTTAAACTTTGATGTCAGTGAAGCAACAGTTTATTTACAGCCATTTACTACGATCGACCAGCATTTGCCATTAGATAACCAGGAATTTTTAGATAAAGATTTAGATATAGCAGATATGCATGATCAAATTAAAAAAGCAGAAGGCTAA